The window ttttttttttttttatttggggggggggggggggggggcggggGATAAGAAGAAATGACATTACAAAAAAGGAGATAATCACTCTccaaaagaaattgaaaataaataaataaacactGCAAATGGGCTACGAGGGTATAAGTTGCAGCAGTGATGTTTAAATTGTTAAAATTACTCTTGCTATGTtcaaaataaatctaaaatatgtttTCAATCCCTCAAAAACCAACTTTGATGGTATGAAAACATCGTTTAAAAGAGTTAAGTCAAACGTCAACTCGATTTGAATAATTAAAGACGTGTACTGGGGTGACTTCAAAACTGACAAAATCACTCTCGACCATGCACTAAGTAGTGTACGACATGAAGATCGCATACCATGCAACaataaagtttgtttttttgCTACTGTTTAAGATATTCGGCTTAGATCCAATGAGCAGGTTAGAATGCCTCTTTGTGGGCGACGAGGCGTCTGTTACAAGacttttttgtaattatgatcCTTGACGAAGggcattttttgttttttgtatgCCCTCTTTCTTTCATTGAAAGCTtgctttcttccaaaataaataaaaatgaagctCACATACCATAaatctgaaaaaaaaattatttcccTACAATCTACATTGGCAATTAAACCAAAAATCAAAAGAACAACCCCATAAGTGATGAAAACTGCATGCAGAGCCAAGTCACATTCAGAATTACAACTCTCAAAAGCCACAAATCAAATATTTCCCATAATCAACTAAGAGAGTAACAAACAAAACCCCAACCCTTTTCACACCATACAAAAAAAAAGCCAAGAAATGAGCTAAAACCTCGTGCAAGGtttgagaaaaaaaacaaaacaatcaGAACTTCACTACATTAAGAACATGAAATTCCATTCCATCACTCACTCGTCAACGATCAACAATCTCAAAATTGAATTAGCTGACAAATTAAAAGAAACTAAAGAGGGAAAAGGAGTATGAACCCGAATCAAAGCTGCGATCGGAAAATGcagggaaagaagaaagatttgggttttggggtttggggtttttGAAAATCGGAGTTTGATTGATGAGCTTCGGGAATTTAAGGTTCAATGCGGTAGTGCGCAATCCAGGGACTCTGAACTCATCTGATGGACGCTTCAAGGCTTCACCTGATGTACACGTGGCATCATCTCGTGATTTTTCTGGTGACAACACTTCCACGTCACTACTCACAATACTCAGTTTTGAGTTTTAACGGTCAACTGTTTCTCCGTTTAGattattttattgaaaataagaaaagtccagtttaaattataatttttataaaagattataaatattaaaaatatagcataattgtaaattttattattaataatcttatagaatataaaatctggttattttgtaaattgtttgatttatttattatatttaaaatgttGTCGATTTTATTTTATAAGTAATTAttcgattttttatttttcatttttaaaattaaatatgttttatttccatttcttttgaattaattattaaattttaaatcaaaaaaataatgGAAAAAACTATCCATTGAATGtgggtttgattttttaaaatatttgatagaaaaaaataaaacagaACATTTGGAGGTGAGAGATGTTTATAAGTTTGATTGTAGAATGAGACCAAAGTATCAATTTTTCATCAAATTTATAAATCTATCATGTAcccaaatgaaaagaaaattgatcACTATGATTAGATGTATGATTTTTTATTGTAAGTTAAAAGAATATGAGGATTCTTAAGGAAGGAACGGAAGAGAAAGTAGGAGAAAATATTACCATAAACGGTGAGACAAGAACAAAGAATATATTATGGCTtccattttattttatcttttttagaagaaaaacaaaacaaaacaatgcaTCGATGCCCTAACGATATGAACTtgttactttttaaaaaatttacattatttaaataacaaaatccAAAAATCTATCTATTTTCTTCAACTTAATTCTCAAGCTATGCATTCCGACctataaaataaacaaatcaaATATACTTGAAGAATCCAAAGCACTCAACATTAATAATCGTTGTAGACCTACGAGTTATTGGTATCACAAGTTTTATAAggataacaataataaaaagtgAATTCTAAACACAATCAAAAGCTAATTAATTACGGTTCAATAAAATTTCTTGATTACACCATTTCCCATCTATCAATTTGGTAAACATGCCTAAATTCAAATGAGGAGATTCCTTTAGATTCTTTTAGCAGTTCAACTTCAAGACAAATTTTCACATTATACTTGAGATGGGACGGGAAAATGAAGAAAGCAGAGCTGATAATACATTTGGAAATTTTCAATTGATTTTAGTAAACATCAACATGGCACAAAGAAGAAAcccattaaaaaaaaaccaccAATTACTACATCAGAACATTGCCCAAATAAACGAAGATAATTGTGATAACCAAGAAATACCAAATAGCATCTTCAAATCAAGTAAACCATGGGacccttttttttcctttttttttccttttttttcctttttttttttttttcctgagaCCGCCCAGAAACATTCCAGTATACTCGTTTTTACTATATTTCCATCATTTGTGTTGAGACCCGTTATTGGGGAACGCATCTTCTTTGTCAAGCTGCAGGGCTTTAGGATCGAGCGGAATCGTTCCCACGGTCAAAACACCCGAAGTTTCAGTATTATATCCGTTAACTTTGATTGGCATTGATCCTACAGTGACAACTTCAGTATGGTTTTTGGAATTTGTATCACTAGCAGCAGCGGGTGTAGCACCCCCTAAAGGATTTTCAACCACTTTCGGGCTGATTTCAAGTGATTCCATCTTCAATGTCGATGTAACGTCAACTTTCTCTTCGGCATTGGGTTTCGGACTTTCCTTCACTACCACAGCACCAGCATTACCAGGGTTTGAGTAGACTTGCTGTTCAGCTCTTGAGGCTGCATTCCTTTCCAACACCCTTGGACCATCATTGGCCTTGTTGAGATTCTTATCCTCTCTCAAAGGCAGCTCAACAACACAATTTAGCTGTCGAGTATGATCTAATGCAGGTACAAAATAGGGACGCTCGAGCCTTCTAATAACCAACCGCGCTTTCTCTTCCTGCATGATCTTCTGACGGTTTTCATAATAAATGAAGTCGTCAAGTAAAGAAGTCTTTAATGTATGGCTCTTGAATAACTTAAGCATCTCCAGACCTTTTTTGAGCGGAATCTGCATATGAGAATATAATTAGTTAACATATTGTTTCAAAACCGCACAAATCAATTTCATTTTCCGCCAATCTAACAAAGTTGGAATACAGAAGGTAGAAAAAGGCTAAGTTTCTAGTCACAAACGAGTGTAATGGCTACCAAACCAAAATTTCAAGGAACAAACCACCAAACTTCCCAAACAATGGCACTTAATTGCGCTACTAACTTGTAAACTGATGAAACCTTTTTTTAACAGAAGAAACAAGTATGAATGGAACTACCACCAATGGAGGATAAAAAAAGATCGCCAATtgtaaattaaagaaaaaaaactatcaCGTTTAAAAAATGTGGACATAGAGCATTAAATAGAACCATGTCcattaaaaatagataataaataaaaccCAAAGATGAGTTTTTATCATTGAAGATCCACTCCTTTCTTTCAACACCAAAAAGACCAGAAAAACTGATGAAAGTTAAATATCCAGCtagaaatataacaaatttaatCTACATAGTTTCTTTAATATAAGACAAAATAGAACAGTTTCCACATCGAATAAAAAAGACCAAGTCACGAGGTTATGCTTGCCAAGTAAAGaagtttaaatttgttattcTTGTGAATGCAGATACAACCTACCACAGGATGAGAAGATATTCAAATCACTCCTTAACAGAACAACATAAGAAACAAAGCATTCAATAAATCCATATCCCTGCCACAGAATTAATCAAAACATTCAAGAATCAAGACAATACTTTCTATGAATAGAAACAAAGCTACTTACCTCTTGGGTATCTCTGCTATTAGTAACAggtttattttcattattttccaAAATGACATGCCTAAAGTTGTTGTTCGGAACGTCTTTGATTATGTGCCACTTAACAGGGAAACTTCCATTCCATTTATCCTGCTGCCAAAAATCCATATCCCTGTTGAAGTCCACAGGGCCAACCATCTCTGCTACACCACAGAACTGACCACTTGCATTGACCTAAATAGAAAATGATACTATTAATAAGGTTTCTtttttacaataattaaaaaaaaaaaaaactaaatatttaCCCATCAAGGCAAAAACCCAATACACAATTTTGTcatgaagtgtaaatattttgtcaaatttaccaTTTTTAACAATTcccctaataataataatagccctcaaaagaaaaaaacaacatATGATAACATGAAATCTGAAAAGAAACAATGAACTTACAGAGAAGAAAAGGAATACAGGACAGCTTCTTGATTTTGCTGAAACTATTCTCCGAGCATCTTCATATGCAATATTAAGTTTCTTATTCCCATTGGGAGTAGATGACCAAACATTATACTTAATGCTCTTGTGGACATCATCCTCACTGTAAgattttattacaaaaaattTTGCATCCGTGTATTCAATAGGAAAATCATCCTTATTATACTGATCTGTGTAGATAATAATGTTTCCATCTGCATTACCATCTCCAGCCTTGGTTGTGTAGGCTTTCAGAGCCAGTTGGGCTTTAGATCTGCTGATTCTAGGTCCTCGATTCTGCTCACTTAATGCATCTGAACTAGCATTTGCACTATCCAGAACTCTACCAACTTGAACCTTAGGCTGAAATTTAGCAATCGCAGCCTGTCCATGAGCACTTGATCGAAAGTCAGAAAAGGCATTATTGATAGGATGAGGTCCTCTCAATTGACTATGTTGAGAAACAACCTTTCCATTTGATATGTCATCTACTGGTTGAATTGACCCATAAGCACCCCTACCCTGTAAGCATAATTTTTAATCCCAACAAGTTCCATTAATCGCTGAAAGTGAAAAGAAAATTGCATATGCACACAACGCCTAATACATAACACTAAATGAATAGATAATCTAAATCATATACATAGCAAAATTACAAATCAAACCGTAAGAAAAGGCATTCAGAATACTCCTTCCAAGTAAGCACAAACAAATTGCCTTCAACacaagaaaaagaattgatttTACCTGAAAAACACGTGATGAAACTGATCCAGCATGACCACCAGCAGAAATGCTACCAAGTGTTCCACTTTGCTTACTTGGACCAACATTAGCTCTTGGCACTTCTGATAACCTTGCCAAAGAATTTCTCTGGTCTAAAGCAGGTTTAGAGTGGTTCCTAGAAAAGCTTCCAGAACTCTCATTTTTTTGCATTCTTCCATTTCCATTAGATCTATTAATTGAAGGGTCAATCAAGTCAATGGAACTATTGGGGACAATATCTGGCTGAACAATAACGGGGACATATGCAGGAGAAGTAACGGAGCTGTCATAAGAAGGAATGGTGTAAAACTGTTGGGCTCCTAGATATGGACCATCTGGTCCTATCATAGCACCATGTATGTAAGGATTATACGGATTGTATTGAGACTGTGCATATCCATAGCTTGGCGTATAATATACATAAGATGAATTCTCATTTTGAGCACCCTGGAACAAGAGAGAAAAATGATATCATAAAAACAAAgcttaaaaacaataaaatagaaaatgcaGATATGTATCATTACTCACTGCGTATTGGACATCTGGACCATCTAAACCAAAAATCCGAGAATGGTCCTCCCATTCGCCAGGTGATTCAAATCCTATAACAGTCAAGACACATATGAGTCATCACAACATCATTTCAAATGCCTCATCATATGTTCACGAAGATTACCTGTACAGTAATAACCATAATTGGCGGCAGTAGGATAATAAACACCCTGATCAAAAATAAATTCAGGGTTGGCTCCTTCATTGTACATGTTTTCCACTTGGCTCAAGAAACAGATCAACCAAATATTGCTTGACTCAATGCCTCAAAAGTGAAGTCAAGATTCAGCGAATCTAGAGAACTTCTGAATCAAAAGCAAGgcccaaagaaaaaaaattagaagttGTATTCAAACGTACTCTATTCTCAAGCAGAACTAGAACACCCCCAACTTGCCATTCCAATTCCAGAATACAGTAACTAGGAAGCAACAAGGTTACCAAGCAACTCAATTACAGACTAGGATTTCTTACTTGGTGCAATCAAGAATCTGACTCCAATGACGATAATTTCAAATAAAGGTCTAAAAAAGCAAATGGTCCTACTCCTACTATTAACATGAGCATCCACTATAATGAATATAAACTACTTCCCTGATAGCAAATAACAAACAAACTCAAATGAACAAATTCTCCTAATAACCAACAAGCGAAGGTCAGAAGCTAAGGAGAAGAAGAGGGCAACAGTAAAAGtcgttaaaaaaaaagtaactaaCTAGTTGACTAAGCATCCAGATTAAAGACTCATGCTTGACTCAAGTCCCTGAACATCAAAACCTGCCGACAACTAAAACTAATTAATACCACCATACTGGAATCTAAGTCAAACATCCACTTGCTCATCCAATAACTCAAGGAACACAATCACGTAacacaaaacaaacaaataaccAAACCCCAATTGCATATGACAAGAACACAGCTCAAAATCTAAACATATCGAGTAAAATTCACCGTCagaacaaaaaacaaataaattcaAACTCCCAATTGGTCATCGAGTAATCAAAAATTCATAAACAAAACAGAACATGGGAAACATAgattaattgaaatttgaaaagaaaaagagaaaaggaggaGGGAGGAAAGAAAAGTGAAAGGAGCAAGGGAGAAAGAGTGAAATACTACCAGAGAAAAGGTGATTAGAGCCATGGAGGAAAAAGAAACCCTACAGCAGTGGAGATTGAGATTGAGaattaagaagaaaaatgaaggagaCCCTGCAACATGGGAAGGGATGAAGAAGAAACCCTAAACCGCGAagggggaagaagaagaagaagaagcagcaagaaaggaaggaaggaaaaaaaaaaggggggggaATTTGGAAGGGCGGTATTTTGCGTGTGTAAAAGAAAGCACCAAGCAAGCGACGCGGAAAGAGGAGATTCCAAGCCTCTACGCAGCGTATCCAGTGCTTGACTAAAATATCCCTAATGACTTTCTTTTATTACCATATTGCCACTGCTGACCAAATGGGCTGGGCTCCGCCGAAACACACGTGGCAAATGGTTATTGGCTACTAAAGCTATTTAGAGTTTTACAAATCTAATTCTGAgggtttttttaagaaaaaatctaaaaatatttaccttTCGTAAAATATTTCGTCAATTTCGTCCCTCTTTTATGATTCTATTGTAAAATTTATGTAGATAGTTGTgttgatttaaaatttaatttaaatatatcaatctaaactataaaatttatacccattcaaaatctttcgtaatattttatttaaaatatcgattaaattttaaattgatataattattaattgaatattaaaatttatataatgaAAAGATCCACgaaattcattaaaaaaaatagtattaAATACAAAACAATGGAATTTTCGAAACTTTTATCCGAACCTCTCCTTTCTTGTCTTGTTCAGCAAGTAAATGAATTGTTTTCAATACATGAACGACACGtgtctccttcttcttcttcttttttttttctttttgttcccTAAGAAAATCAGgcttaaaaaaatcaaaatatatttttacgatatcttaaaattgatattttatgatttttttatagatattttaaaatataacaaaaaaattataaaatataggATTATGAATCGGTTGGAATCgattttttacaaaattgatCGTGAATCGACCATAATCAATTTAGTAAATGTTCGAACTAACTTCGACATCAATAAGTAAGGATCGGTTGATCAGTCAGGTCGGATCGGATCAGTCTAAGACTTAGAAATACTTTCTGAAAATTCTTgatttgaaactttttgaaaCCAACCGACTTTGGTTTTGTTGTTTATCTCATTTTTGCAGTTCATCTAGCAAAATCTATctaatttttgctatattttgtaaacagTTTTATAGTTTTTGTGGATCTATaagaatttttcattttttggatGATAAAGATATACTTTATTGTAATATAATCAATCTTCCTAGAGGAGAAAGGTAATGAAGAGACAAAAGGTCCCAAATATCCCTCTAGACATTGGACAAAGAAAGCTAAAGAATGAGTAATGGAATTAGTAAAAGAACGAATAAAAGTAAAGCTTGTGTGGGTATTTATGGTCCAATCACCAATCTCCCCCACAAATAACAAACCATGAACTCACACCCACACCACAAACCCTTTTGGCCTTTTCCATCATCAATTTAGTTTCACTAAAATCTCTCATATTCGTTTCGCCTCCAACCCCACCGGAGGATTTTGCATCTTCCAACCAATGCAGTTTTTGTCTAAATTAATCACAGTCACGTTATtagatctttttttttacacattTCTAATATAACTACACACTAAATTCTTGGTTAACCACCtttgtttaaattaattaaaacatccTTTTAACCTAGGTTTAGGCTAAATATAGCACGTTTGAAGAATCGAAGGACTAAATAGACATACTTTTTAAGAACTTAAGGGTTTGTTTGTGTTTGGTGGAGTATTcagattatgttttatgtttttaaattcaTTGAGTTTAATAGATATGTTTGACCGACGATCCATATTATGTTTCTGAAAACTAAATTTTGGAAATAATTtacttttttatgttttaactgTTTAGAATACAATTTTTTACATTTaagaattataattatattaaattataagataatacaaaataatagaatttagtCTCTATGATTTATAGCTTAATTTTAGTCTTTTTAGTTCAATGAAATCATAGAAAATAGTCTCGCTCGTA is drawn from Cucumis melo cultivar AY chromosome 11, USDA_Cmelo_AY_1.0, whole genome shotgun sequence and contains these coding sequences:
- the LOC103497760 gene encoding YTH domain-containing protein ECT4 codes for the protein MYNEGANPEFIFDQGVYYPTAANYGYYCTGFESPGEWEDHSRIFGLDGPDVQYAGAQNENSSYVYYTPSYGYAQSQYNPYNPYIHGAMIGPDGPYLGAQQFYTIPSYDSSVTSPAYVPVIVQPDIVPNSSIDLIDPSINRSNGNGRMQKNESSGSFSRNHSKPALDQRNSLARLSEVPRANVGPSKQSGTLGSISAGGHAGSVSSRVFQGRGAYGSIQPVDDISNGKVVSQHSQLRGPHPINNAFSDFRSSAHGQAAIAKFQPKVQVGRVLDSANASSDALSEQNRGPRISRSKAQLALKAYTTKAGDGNADGNIIIYTDQYNKDDFPIEYTDAKFFVIKSYSEDDVHKSIKYNVWSSTPNGNKKLNIAYEDARRIVSAKSRSCPVFLFFSVNASGQFCGVAEMVGPVDFNRDMDFWQQDKWNGSFPVKWHIIKDVPNNNFRHVILENNENKPVTNSRDTQEIPLKKGLEMLKLFKSHTLKTSLLDDFIYYENRQKIMQEEKARLVIRRLERPYFVPALDHTRQLNCVVELPLREDKNLNKANDGPRVLERNAASRAEQQVYSNPGNAGAVVVKESPKPNAEEKVDVTSTLKMESLEISPKVVENPLGGATPAAASDTNSKNHTEVVTVGSMPIKVNGYNTETSGVLTVGTIPLDPKALQLDKEDAFPNNGSQHK